A single region of the Vicia villosa cultivar HV-30 ecotype Madison, WI linkage group LG4, Vvil1.0, whole genome shotgun sequence genome encodes:
- the LOC131597365 gene encoding uncharacterized protein LOC131597365: MTYPPQQSRFQGPPRKFDPLPTSKSEILKYLLNEQLVELRPMPPPIPGKAAPNFRANERCEFHANSPGHTLEKCWAFRHKVQDLIESGAIAFDKPNVKTNPMPRHDGTVNAIEVVTEQEFVQQRSSPIDALKRYLLTKGFILEHNEAFKTTLQRLVDQGVVRFKEYPEEEYVAMLDRNEPLMIPRQGARKTLIIPCAKAPLLIPTQVHTRIIPVRDPYPMDKMKAVPWEYESNTNTDMTNIVGPVGMTRSGRIFNTAKPNENLAQASDQTTVVPTEKSTSKDKETTNKDAEEFLALIKKSDYKVVDQLHQTLSRISLLSLLIHSKKHRDTLMKILSAAHVTKDITVNQFDGMVSNLTAGACLSFSEHELPSQGKEHNKALHISIQCGKSHLSRVLIDTESSLNVMPKATLDKIDLEGLVIRPSRLVVKAFDGSQSPVFGEVDLLVVIGPHTFCINFKVMEIEPAYTCLLGRPWIHAAGAVTSTLHQKVKFVDGNSIVTVNGEEDIFVSNLDSYRYIEAGEKALETSFQALEIATAVTLPIEKTRRATSSCIGYHSKRVVHRSDKNAEEFDPSWIIKSEKRYSSSLTQVSSP, encoded by the exons ATGACATACCCACCTCAACAAAGCAGATTCCAAGGTCCTCCAAGGAAATTCGACCCTTTGCCCACCTCCAAAAGCGAAATACTGAAATATCTATTAAATGAGCAACTAGTGGAACTCAGGCCTATGCCACCCCCAATTCCCGGAAAAGCTGCACCCAATTTCAGggctaatgaaaggtgtgaatttcacgccaactCTCCTGGACATACATTGGAAAAGTGTTGGGCTTTTAggcacaaggttcaagacctaatAGAATCAGGGGCTATTGCTTTTGACAAACCTAACGTAAAGACAAACCCTATGCCTCGCCATGATGGCACAGTCAACGCAATAGAGGTAGTCACTGAGCAAGAGTTTGTTCAACAACggagctcccccatagatgcccttaagaggtatctacttacAAAGGGGTTCATCCTCGAACATAACGAAGCCTTTAAGACAACCCTGCAAAGACTGGTGGATCAAGGGGTAGTTCGGTTTAAGGAATATCCTGAGGAAGAGTATGTGGCTATGCTAGACAGGAATGAACCATTGATGATACCTAGGCAAGGGGCAAGGAAGACATTAATCATCCCTTGCGCCAAAGCACCATTGCTGATACCCACACAAGTACACACTAGGATCATCCCGGTCAGAGACCCATACCCTATGGACAAAATGAAAGCAGTCCCTTGGGAATATGAGTCTAATACTAATACCGACATGACAAACATCGTTGGGCCTGTGGGCATGACTCGTAGTGGTCGCATATTCAATACTGCAAAACCAAATGAGAACCTGGCACAAGCAAGTGATCAAACTACTGTGGTCCCTACTGAAAAAAGCACATCCAAAGACAAAGAGACCACTAACAAAGATGCTGAAGAGTTCTTGGCATTGatcaagaaaagtgattataagGTGGTGGACCAGTTGCACCAAACTCTGTCCAGGATATCACTCCTCTCGCTGTTGATACATTCAAAAAAACACCGAGACACCTTGATGAAGATCTTGAgcgctgcccatgtaactaaagaTATCACTGTAAATCAATTTGATGGAATGGTGTCTAATCTTACTGCTGGGGCATGCTTAAGTTTCAGTGAACATGAGTTGCCCTCACAAGGAAAAGAGCATAACAAAGCCctgcatatctccatacaatgtgggAAATCTCATCTGTCTAGAGTACTGATCGACACAGAGTCatcattaaatgtgatgccaaaggccACCTTAGACAAGATAGATTTGGAAGGACTAGTAATAAGACCAAGCCGTCTGGTGGTCAAAGCCTTCGATGGGTCGCAAAGCCCGGTGTTTGGAGAGGTGGACCTCCTTGTGGTAATAGGCCCCCAcactttctgcatcaatttcaaagtgatggagattgaaccTGCCTATACATGTTTATTGggacgtccttggatccatgctgctggggcagttacctctaCTCTGCATCAAAAGGTAAAATTTGTGGATGGAAACTCTATAGTAACCGTCAATGGGGAGGAGgacatatttgtcagcaatctggACTCATACCGATACATTGAGGCTGGAGAAAAAGCATTAGAGACTTCGTTCCAAGCACTAGAGATCGCAACTGCTGTCACGCTACCAATTGAGAAAAcgcgaagggcg ACATCGTCGTGCATAGGCTACCACTCAAAGAGGGTTGTACACCGGTCAGACAAAAACGCAGAAGAGTTCGACCCGTCATGGATAATAAAATCCGAGAAGAGGTACTCAAGCAGTTTGACGCAAGTTTCCTCGCCGTAG